In one window of Carassius carassius chromosome 38, fCarCar2.1, whole genome shotgun sequence DNA:
- the LOC132119307 gene encoding cAMP-specific 3',5'-cyclic phosphodiesterase 4C-like isoform X3, producing the protein MLHKDHRIHRRNSLFYCGSTRRRHSCIGFDVENGLSIGRSPLDLSPGSGLVLQANSQRRESFLYRSDSDFDLSSKTMSRKSSNASELHGEDMIVTPFAQVLASLRTVRSNVAALTHVQDRNNKRLANPQSACKTSLSDETYQKLAVETLEELDWCLDQLETLQTRHSVSEMASNKFKRMLNRELTQLSETSRSGNQVSEFIASTILQKQHDVEIMSAACKEEKKRRPMSQISGVRKLSPSPSLPPTGIPRFGVNTQHESLLAKELEDINRWGIDIFKIAEHSGNRPLTVIMYSVFQERDLLKTFKIPSDTFLTFLMTLEDHYHLDVAYHNNIHAADVVQSTDILLSTPALEDVFTDLEIMAALFASAIHDVDHPGVSNQFLINTNSELALMYNDASVLENHHLAVGFKLLQEENCDIFCNLSKKQRQSLRQMTIDMVLATDMSKHMNLLADLKTMVETKKVTSLGVLLLDNYSDRIQVLQNMVHCSDLSNPTKPLELYRQWTDRIMVELFSQGDRERDKAIDISPMCDKHTASVEKTQVGFIDYIVHPLWETWADLVHPDAQDILDTLEDNREWYQSMIPRSPSPTPEEQDSRATLGVAGSAGEKFQFELTLEEEDGELEAEEEQTDADRSRPITDPRHPQASPRGVTSIIDSSERELDQEMTSESILQLET; encoded by the exons TTTCGATGTGGAAAATGGGTTGTCGATCGGCCGCAGTCCATTGGACCTCAGTCCAGGCTCAGGTCTGGTCCTCCAGGCCAACAGCCAGAGGCGAGAGTCTTTCCTTTATCGCTCGGACTCAGATTTCGACCTCTCGTCCAAGACGATGTCCAGAAAGTCCTCAAATGCCAGCGAGCT TCATGGGGAGGACATGATTGTAACGCCGTTTGCTCAG gtTCTTGCCAGTCTGCGTACAGTGAGAAGTAATGTTGCAGCTTTAACCCATGTGCAAGACAGAAACAACAA GAGACTCGCTAACCCTCAGTCAGCCTGTAAAACAAGCCTGTCCG ATGAGACATATCAGAAACTTGCCGTCGAGACTCTTGAAGAGCTGGACTGGTGTTTGGACCAGCTAGAGACCCTTCAAACACGTCACTCCGTCAGTGAAATGGCCTCCAATAAG tttaaaagaatgcTCAACAGGGAACTAACTCAGCTGTCAGAGACCAGCCGGTCAGGAAACCAGGTGTCAGAGTTCATAGCAAGCACAATTTTAC AAAAGCAGCATGATGTGGAGATTATGTCAGCAGCATGTAAGGAGGAGAAAAAACGCCGTCCAATGTCTCAGATAAGTGGAGTGAGAAAACTGAGCCCCAGTCCGAGTCTCCCTCCAACAGGCATTCCTCGATTCGGTGTCAACACACAAcatgagagcctcctggccaag GAGCTTGAGGACATCAATCGTTGGGGAATAGATATTTTTAAGATAGCAGAGCATTCTGGGAATCGGCCACTGACGGTCATAATGTACTCCGTTTTTCAG GAGCGAGATTTGCTCAAGACCTTTAAGATCCCATCAGACACCTTCTTAACTTTCCTCATGACTTTGGAAGATCACTACCATCTGGACGTGGCCTACCATAACAATATCCACGCTGCAGACGTTGTGCAGTCCACAGACATTCTTCTCTCCACACCTGCCCTAGAG gATGTGTTCACAGACCTTGAGATCATGGCTGCTCTGTTTGCGAGTGCTATTCATGATGTGGACCATCCAGGAGTGTCGAACCAGTTCCTTATTAACACAA ACTCTGAACTGGCTCTCATGTATAATGACGCCTCAGTGTTGGAGAACCATCACTTGGCTGTGGGCTTCAAGCTTCTCCAGGAGGAGAACTGTGATATCTTCTGCAACCTCAGCAAGAAACAACGACAGTCCCTGCGACAGATGACTATAGATATG GTATTAGCCACTGACATGTCCAAACACATGAATCTCCTGGCTGACCTGAAGACAATGGTGGAAACTAAAAAAGTGACCAGTCTGGGAGTCTTGCTGCTGGATAACTACTCAGACCGGATACAG GTGCTTCAGAATATGGTTCACTGCTCAGACCTCAGCAACCCCACGAAACCGCTGGAGCTCTACAGACAGTGGACAGACCGCATCATGGTGGAGCTCTTCAGTCAGGGGGATCGAGAGCGTGACAAGGCCATAGACATCAGCCCCATGTGtgacaaacacacagcttctgtGGAAAAAACTCAG GTGGGGTTCATCGATTACATTGTCCATCCTCTGTGGGAGACATGGGCTGATCTGGTCCATCCAGATGCTCAAGACATTCTAGATACATTAGAGGACAACCGCGAATGGTATCAGAGCATGATCCCCCGCAGCCCGTCGCCCACCCCTGAAGAGCAGGACTCACGGGCCACGCTGGGCGTCGCAGGCTCAGCCGGAGAAAAGTTCCAGTTTGAGCTGACTCTGGAGGAAGAGGACGGGGAGCTAGAGGCTGAAGAAGAGCAGACGGATGCAGACAGATCAAGGCCTATAACAGATCCCAGGCATCCGCAAGCCTCCCCTCGCGGAGTCACGTCCATTATAGACAGCAGCGAAAGAGAACTGGACCAAGAAATGACCAGCGAGTCCATCCTGCAGTTAGAAACTTAA
- the LOC132119307 gene encoding cAMP-specific 3',5'-cyclic phosphodiesterase 4C-like isoform X1, giving the protein MECSALSREGAGLAKPPKHLWRQPRTHIRIKQRYHSDNERYLRCNRATEKVRPGLKKPRMSWPSTFNKRFDVENGLSIGRSPLDLSPGSGLVLQANSQRRESFLYRSDSDFDLSSKTMSRKSSNASELHGEDMIVTPFAQVLASLRTVRSNVAALTHVQDRNNKRLANPQSACKTSLSDETYQKLAVETLEELDWCLDQLETLQTRHSVSEMASNKFKRMLNRELTQLSETSRSGNQVSEFIASTILQKQHDVEIMSAACKEEKKRRPMSQISGVRKLSPSPSLPPTGIPRFGVNTQHESLLAKELEDINRWGIDIFKIAEHSGNRPLTVIMYSVFQERDLLKTFKIPSDTFLTFLMTLEDHYHLDVAYHNNIHAADVVQSTDILLSTPALEDVFTDLEIMAALFASAIHDVDHPGVSNQFLINTNSELALMYNDASVLENHHLAVGFKLLQEENCDIFCNLSKKQRQSLRQMTIDMVLATDMSKHMNLLADLKTMVETKKVTSLGVLLLDNYSDRIQVLQNMVHCSDLSNPTKPLELYRQWTDRIMVELFSQGDRERDKAIDISPMCDKHTASVEKTQVGFIDYIVHPLWETWADLVHPDAQDILDTLEDNREWYQSMIPRSPSPTPEEQDSRATLGVAGSAGEKFQFELTLEEEDGELEAEEEQTDADRSRPITDPRHPQASPRGVTSIIDSSERELDQEMTSESILQLET; this is encoded by the exons TTTCGATGTGGAAAATGGGTTGTCGATCGGCCGCAGTCCATTGGACCTCAGTCCAGGCTCAGGTCTGGTCCTCCAGGCCAACAGCCAGAGGCGAGAGTCTTTCCTTTATCGCTCGGACTCAGATTTCGACCTCTCGTCCAAGACGATGTCCAGAAAGTCCTCAAATGCCAGCGAGCT TCATGGGGAGGACATGATTGTAACGCCGTTTGCTCAG gtTCTTGCCAGTCTGCGTACAGTGAGAAGTAATGTTGCAGCTTTAACCCATGTGCAAGACAGAAACAACAA GAGACTCGCTAACCCTCAGTCAGCCTGTAAAACAAGCCTGTCCG ATGAGACATATCAGAAACTTGCCGTCGAGACTCTTGAAGAGCTGGACTGGTGTTTGGACCAGCTAGAGACCCTTCAAACACGTCACTCCGTCAGTGAAATGGCCTCCAATAAG tttaaaagaatgcTCAACAGGGAACTAACTCAGCTGTCAGAGACCAGCCGGTCAGGAAACCAGGTGTCAGAGTTCATAGCAAGCACAATTTTAC AAAAGCAGCATGATGTGGAGATTATGTCAGCAGCATGTAAGGAGGAGAAAAAACGCCGTCCAATGTCTCAGATAAGTGGAGTGAGAAAACTGAGCCCCAGTCCGAGTCTCCCTCCAACAGGCATTCCTCGATTCGGTGTCAACACACAAcatgagagcctcctggccaag GAGCTTGAGGACATCAATCGTTGGGGAATAGATATTTTTAAGATAGCAGAGCATTCTGGGAATCGGCCACTGACGGTCATAATGTACTCCGTTTTTCAG GAGCGAGATTTGCTCAAGACCTTTAAGATCCCATCAGACACCTTCTTAACTTTCCTCATGACTTTGGAAGATCACTACCATCTGGACGTGGCCTACCATAACAATATCCACGCTGCAGACGTTGTGCAGTCCACAGACATTCTTCTCTCCACACCTGCCCTAGAG gATGTGTTCACAGACCTTGAGATCATGGCTGCTCTGTTTGCGAGTGCTATTCATGATGTGGACCATCCAGGAGTGTCGAACCAGTTCCTTATTAACACAA ACTCTGAACTGGCTCTCATGTATAATGACGCCTCAGTGTTGGAGAACCATCACTTGGCTGTGGGCTTCAAGCTTCTCCAGGAGGAGAACTGTGATATCTTCTGCAACCTCAGCAAGAAACAACGACAGTCCCTGCGACAGATGACTATAGATATG GTATTAGCCACTGACATGTCCAAACACATGAATCTCCTGGCTGACCTGAAGACAATGGTGGAAACTAAAAAAGTGACCAGTCTGGGAGTCTTGCTGCTGGATAACTACTCAGACCGGATACAG GTGCTTCAGAATATGGTTCACTGCTCAGACCTCAGCAACCCCACGAAACCGCTGGAGCTCTACAGACAGTGGACAGACCGCATCATGGTGGAGCTCTTCAGTCAGGGGGATCGAGAGCGTGACAAGGCCATAGACATCAGCCCCATGTGtgacaaacacacagcttctgtGGAAAAAACTCAG GTGGGGTTCATCGATTACATTGTCCATCCTCTGTGGGAGACATGGGCTGATCTGGTCCATCCAGATGCTCAAGACATTCTAGATACATTAGAGGACAACCGCGAATGGTATCAGAGCATGATCCCCCGCAGCCCGTCGCCCACCCCTGAAGAGCAGGACTCACGGGCCACGCTGGGCGTCGCAGGCTCAGCCGGAGAAAAGTTCCAGTTTGAGCTGACTCTGGAGGAAGAGGACGGGGAGCTAGAGGCTGAAGAAGAGCAGACGGATGCAGACAGATCAAGGCCTATAACAGATCCCAGGCATCCGCAAGCCTCCCCTCGCGGAGTCACGTCCATTATAGACAGCAGCGAAAGAGAACTGGACCAAGAAATGACCAGCGAGTCCATCCTGCAGTTAGAAACTTAA
- the LOC132119307 gene encoding cAMP-specific 3',5'-cyclic phosphodiesterase 4C-like isoform X2: MSLPTGCFFLSPTDRTFKVRNVNLCGSSCAVNCPIDIVQKRRRFDVENGLSIGRSPLDLSPGSGLVLQANSQRRESFLYRSDSDFDLSSKTMSRKSSNASELHGEDMIVTPFAQVLASLRTVRSNVAALTHVQDRNNKRLANPQSACKTSLSDETYQKLAVETLEELDWCLDQLETLQTRHSVSEMASNKFKRMLNRELTQLSETSRSGNQVSEFIASTILQKQHDVEIMSAACKEEKKRRPMSQISGVRKLSPSPSLPPTGIPRFGVNTQHESLLAKELEDINRWGIDIFKIAEHSGNRPLTVIMYSVFQERDLLKTFKIPSDTFLTFLMTLEDHYHLDVAYHNNIHAADVVQSTDILLSTPALEDVFTDLEIMAALFASAIHDVDHPGVSNQFLINTNSELALMYNDASVLENHHLAVGFKLLQEENCDIFCNLSKKQRQSLRQMTIDMVLATDMSKHMNLLADLKTMVETKKVTSLGVLLLDNYSDRIQVLQNMVHCSDLSNPTKPLELYRQWTDRIMVELFSQGDRERDKAIDISPMCDKHTASVEKTQVGFIDYIVHPLWETWADLVHPDAQDILDTLEDNREWYQSMIPRSPSPTPEEQDSRATLGVAGSAGEKFQFELTLEEEDGELEAEEEQTDADRSRPITDPRHPQASPRGVTSIIDSSERELDQEMTSESILQLET, translated from the exons TTTCGATGTGGAAAATGGGTTGTCGATCGGCCGCAGTCCATTGGACCTCAGTCCAGGCTCAGGTCTGGTCCTCCAGGCCAACAGCCAGAGGCGAGAGTCTTTCCTTTATCGCTCGGACTCAGATTTCGACCTCTCGTCCAAGACGATGTCCAGAAAGTCCTCAAATGCCAGCGAGCT TCATGGGGAGGACATGATTGTAACGCCGTTTGCTCAG gtTCTTGCCAGTCTGCGTACAGTGAGAAGTAATGTTGCAGCTTTAACCCATGTGCAAGACAGAAACAACAA GAGACTCGCTAACCCTCAGTCAGCCTGTAAAACAAGCCTGTCCG ATGAGACATATCAGAAACTTGCCGTCGAGACTCTTGAAGAGCTGGACTGGTGTTTGGACCAGCTAGAGACCCTTCAAACACGTCACTCCGTCAGTGAAATGGCCTCCAATAAG tttaaaagaatgcTCAACAGGGAACTAACTCAGCTGTCAGAGACCAGCCGGTCAGGAAACCAGGTGTCAGAGTTCATAGCAAGCACAATTTTAC AAAAGCAGCATGATGTGGAGATTATGTCAGCAGCATGTAAGGAGGAGAAAAAACGCCGTCCAATGTCTCAGATAAGTGGAGTGAGAAAACTGAGCCCCAGTCCGAGTCTCCCTCCAACAGGCATTCCTCGATTCGGTGTCAACACACAAcatgagagcctcctggccaag GAGCTTGAGGACATCAATCGTTGGGGAATAGATATTTTTAAGATAGCAGAGCATTCTGGGAATCGGCCACTGACGGTCATAATGTACTCCGTTTTTCAG GAGCGAGATTTGCTCAAGACCTTTAAGATCCCATCAGACACCTTCTTAACTTTCCTCATGACTTTGGAAGATCACTACCATCTGGACGTGGCCTACCATAACAATATCCACGCTGCAGACGTTGTGCAGTCCACAGACATTCTTCTCTCCACACCTGCCCTAGAG gATGTGTTCACAGACCTTGAGATCATGGCTGCTCTGTTTGCGAGTGCTATTCATGATGTGGACCATCCAGGAGTGTCGAACCAGTTCCTTATTAACACAA ACTCTGAACTGGCTCTCATGTATAATGACGCCTCAGTGTTGGAGAACCATCACTTGGCTGTGGGCTTCAAGCTTCTCCAGGAGGAGAACTGTGATATCTTCTGCAACCTCAGCAAGAAACAACGACAGTCCCTGCGACAGATGACTATAGATATG GTATTAGCCACTGACATGTCCAAACACATGAATCTCCTGGCTGACCTGAAGACAATGGTGGAAACTAAAAAAGTGACCAGTCTGGGAGTCTTGCTGCTGGATAACTACTCAGACCGGATACAG GTGCTTCAGAATATGGTTCACTGCTCAGACCTCAGCAACCCCACGAAACCGCTGGAGCTCTACAGACAGTGGACAGACCGCATCATGGTGGAGCTCTTCAGTCAGGGGGATCGAGAGCGTGACAAGGCCATAGACATCAGCCCCATGTGtgacaaacacacagcttctgtGGAAAAAACTCAG GTGGGGTTCATCGATTACATTGTCCATCCTCTGTGGGAGACATGGGCTGATCTGGTCCATCCAGATGCTCAAGACATTCTAGATACATTAGAGGACAACCGCGAATGGTATCAGAGCATGATCCCCCGCAGCCCGTCGCCCACCCCTGAAGAGCAGGACTCACGGGCCACGCTGGGCGTCGCAGGCTCAGCCGGAGAAAAGTTCCAGTTTGAGCTGACTCTGGAGGAAGAGGACGGGGAGCTAGAGGCTGAAGAAGAGCAGACGGATGCAGACAGATCAAGGCCTATAACAGATCCCAGGCATCCGCAAGCCTCCCCTCGCGGAGTCACGTCCATTATAGACAGCAGCGAAAGAGAACTGGACCAAGAAATGACCAGCGAGTCCATCCTGCAGTTAGAAACTTAA
- the rab3ab gene encoding RAB3A, member RAS oncogene family, b, whose amino-acid sequence MASATDNRYGQKESSDQNFDYMFKILIIGNSSVGKTSFLFRYADDSFTPAFVSTVGIDFKVKTIYRNDKRIKLQIWDTAGQERYRTITTAYYRGAMGFILMYDITNEESFAAVQDWSTQIKTYSWDNAQVLLVGNKCDMEDERVVASERGRQLSEHLGFEFFEASAKDNINIKQTFERLVDIICEKMSESLDAADPAVTGAKQGPQLTEQPTAPHQDCAC is encoded by the exons ATGGCTTCAGCTACAGATAACCGTTATGGACAAAAGGAGTCTTCCGACCAGAACTTTGATTACATGTTCAAAATCCTGATCATCGGAAACAGCAGTGTTGGAAAGACCAGCTTTCTGTTTCGTTATGCAGATGACTCCTTCACACCAGCATTTGTAAGCACGGTGGGCATCGACTTCAAGGTGAAGACAATCTACAGGAATGACAAGAGGATAAAGCTGCAGATCTGG GACACTGCGGGACAGGAGCGCTACAGAACCATCACCACCGCCTACTACCGCGGAGCCATGGGCTTCATCCTCATGTATGACATCACCAACGAGGAGTCTTTTGCTGCTGTGCAGGACTG GTCCACCCAGATTAAGACGTACTCATGGGATAACGCTCAGGTGCTGCTAGTGGGCAACAAGTGTGACATGGAGGATGAGAGGGTCGTGGCCTCTGAGAGGGGACGACAGCTCTCCGAGCATCTCG GTTTTGAGTTTTTTGAGGCCAGTGCCAAGgacaacattaacattaaacaaaccTTCGAGCGGCTGGTGGACATAATCTGCGAGAAGATGTCAGAGAGCCTGGATGCCGCTGATCCTGCAGTGACGGGAGCCAAACAGGGGCCGCAGCTCACCGAGCAGCCCACCGCTCCGCACCAGGACTGCGCCTGCTGA